A stretch of the Veillonella parvula DSM 2008 genome encodes the following:
- the nusB gene encoding transcription antitermination factor NusB, translated as MVTKRNRREARQYAFQMLYANEFHTDQNDVQFPEGNIHKAMDKAYANSIIEGVLSNAEAIDATLQPFCKSRKVANLDKVDRSILRIAVWEMNNKVEPLEPSIAINEAIQLAKEFGSDASYKLINAILDAYNKSK; from the coding sequence ATGGTAACTAAGCGAAATCGGCGAGAGGCTCGTCAATACGCATTCCAAATGTTATATGCCAATGAATTTCATACTGATCAAAATGATGTTCAATTTCCCGAAGGAAACATTCATAAAGCAATGGATAAGGCATATGCAAATAGTATTATAGAGGGTGTACTATCAAACGCTGAAGCAATTGATGCTACATTACAGCCATTCTGTAAATCTCGTAAAGTAGCAAATTTAGATAAGGTGGATCGTTCTATCTTACGTATTGCTGTTTGGGAAATGAACAATAAAGTGGAACCTTTAGAGCCATCTATTGCTATTAATGAAGCCATTCAATTAGCTAAAGAGTTTGGCTCTGATGCATCTTATAAATTAATTAATGCAATCTTAGACGCATATAATAAGAGTAAATAA
- a CDS encoding Kae1-like domain-containing protein yields MKRYYLGIDTSCYTTSCAIIDNDFHIVGEARKILEVKLGERGLQQSNMVFQHTKALPKLMSELPQVPISGIGVSGFPRREERSYMPAFMVGLGQGQTLSHLMNVPLHIFAHQENHILAALRDLKNIPNEPFLALHLSGGTTELVYCHYQGNGIFESHIVGGSKDLQGGQYVDRIGVALGLPFPAGKHLEALALQTTEYEPLPSSVKDGWISFAGPCSAAMRRINNAMSDIDKSKLARAVFTSIGNALEKMITYHTKEKSVRALIAVGGVISNSLLRKRMETYCKRNHLQLHVAQPQFSVDNATGNAFGAAYLQESRG; encoded by the coding sequence ATGAAACGATATTACTTAGGCATTGATACTAGTTGTTACACTACAAGTTGTGCCATTATAGATAACGACTTTCACATAGTAGGGGAAGCACGTAAAATCTTAGAGGTAAAACTAGGTGAGCGAGGACTACAACAATCAAATATGGTCTTTCAGCATACAAAGGCATTGCCTAAGTTAATGTCAGAGTTGCCTCAGGTACCAATTAGCGGTATAGGTGTTAGTGGCTTTCCGCGCCGTGAAGAACGCTCTTATATGCCTGCCTTTATGGTTGGGTTAGGACAGGGGCAAACCTTGAGTCATCTTATGAATGTGCCTTTACATATTTTTGCACATCAAGAGAATCATATATTAGCTGCTTTGAGGGATTTAAAAAATATTCCTAATGAGCCATTTTTGGCATTACATCTATCAGGTGGCACGACAGAACTAGTATATTGCCATTATCAAGGAAACGGTATTTTTGAATCTCACATCGTTGGTGGTTCTAAAGATTTACAAGGGGGGCAATATGTTGATCGCATAGGTGTCGCATTGGGCTTACCATTTCCTGCAGGTAAACATTTAGAGGCTTTAGCATTACAAACTACAGAATATGAACCATTGCCATCATCTGTAAAAGACGGATGGATTAGCTTTGCCGGTCCTTGTAGTGCTGCTATGCGGCGTATAAATAACGCTATGAGTGATATAGATAAATCTAAGTTAGCTAGAGCTGTTTTTACTTCCATTGGAAATGCTCTAGAAAAAATGATTACTTATCATACTAAAGAGAAATCTGTACGTGCACTCATTGCTGTAGGTGGTGTGATAAGTAATAGTTTACTTCGTAAGCGGATGGAAACCTATTGTAAACGAAATCATCTCCAATTACATGTGGCGCAGCCACAATTCTCTGTTGATAATGCCACAGGTAATGCTTTTGGTGCTGCTTATTTACAAGAATCTAGAGGATAA
- the xseA gene encoding exodeoxyribonuclease VII large subunit, whose protein sequence is MNVLTITQLNNLIKRTLDREYLLKNVYVSGTIINAKRHSSGHMYFSLKDEESAIDVTMWSSTVMQKGLANAIQNGLLVTVKASVNFYNKIGRLNLIASDMQIGAKSPLQLEFDALKRELTALGYFDDSHKVGLPYMASCIGIVTSQSGAVLHDILHVSKQRNPLVQFKLFSVPVQGSTAGPIIAKGIATADADPDIDVIIVGRGGGSMEDLWCFNDRAVVEAIYNAHTPIISAVGHETDYTLCDYVADARGATPSHATEMAVLPITTLQDQLTEKEEYLHEYIRYTLQQKRTDLTLLFNRKLGIPALQFLHKQKSHLQELSQTLTNATKERCNAEGHSLALLAQQLESLNPLQMMIKGFAKVEYDNKPITSVAQLQPNDDIRVTLADGYITATVKEAHKDGRITKKL, encoded by the coding sequence GTGAATGTATTAACCATTACACAATTAAACAATCTCATAAAACGTACCTTAGATCGTGAATATCTATTAAAGAATGTATATGTAAGTGGTACCATTATTAATGCAAAACGTCATAGTAGTGGTCACATGTATTTTTCTTTAAAAGATGAGGAATCTGCTATTGATGTGACAATGTGGTCTAGTACAGTCATGCAAAAGGGACTAGCTAATGCCATTCAAAATGGTTTATTAGTAACTGTAAAAGCATCTGTTAACTTTTACAATAAAATTGGCCGTTTAAATCTCATTGCATCAGATATGCAGATAGGTGCTAAAAGTCCGTTACAGCTTGAATTTGACGCTCTAAAACGAGAGTTAACTGCTTTGGGGTACTTTGATGATAGCCATAAAGTAGGTTTACCCTATATGGCGAGTTGCATTGGTATTGTTACATCCCAATCTGGTGCTGTATTACATGATATTCTACATGTTAGTAAACAACGCAATCCACTAGTTCAATTTAAATTGTTTTCCGTTCCTGTACAAGGTAGTACCGCAGGCCCAATTATAGCAAAAGGAATTGCTACGGCAGATGCTGATCCAGATATTGATGTCATCATCGTTGGTCGTGGTGGTGGATCTATGGAGGACTTGTGGTGTTTCAATGATAGAGCTGTTGTAGAGGCAATTTATAATGCTCATACACCGATTATTTCGGCGGTAGGTCATGAAACAGATTACACTTTATGTGATTATGTAGCTGATGCACGCGGGGCTACGCCTAGCCATGCTACAGAAATGGCAGTACTTCCAATTACTACATTACAAGATCAGCTGACAGAAAAAGAAGAGTATTTACACGAATATATACGCTATACACTACAACAAAAACGTACAGATTTAACATTGCTCTTTAATCGAAAACTTGGCATTCCAGCTCTGCAGTTTTTACATAAGCAAAAATCACACTTACAAGAGCTTTCACAAACTCTAACTAATGCAACTAAAGAACGATGTAATGCAGAGGGACATAGCTTAGCATTATTGGCACAACAGTTAGAGTCGCTAAATCCATTACAAATGATGATTAAAGGTTTTGCAAAGGTTGAGTATGATAACAAACCTATTACATCGGTTGCCCAATTACAACCAAATGACGATATACGAGTTACACTAGCTGATGGTTATATTACTGCTACGGTAAAGGAGGCGCACAAGGATGGCCGCATCACTAAAAAGTTATGA
- the xseB gene encoding exodeoxyribonuclease VII small subunit — protein sequence MAASLKSYEKKYKALEDIVKQLDDGDMTISELLSQYKKGLTLVKECADMLDSVEDEVQQIIEEVRISE from the coding sequence ATGGCCGCATCACTAAAAAGTTATGAGAAAAAATATAAGGCCTTAGAAGATATTGTTAAGCAATTAGACGATGGGGATATGACCATTTCTGAGCTTTTATCACAATATAAAAAGGGCTTAACTTTGGTAAAAGAATGTGCTGATATGCTTGACTCTGTTGAAGATGAAGTACAACAAATTATCGAAGAAGTCCGCATCAGCGAATAA
- a CDS encoding polyprenyl synthetase family protein — MFKDYLASSKQNIEQWLGEVLNSPNQEFEQLYESMNYSLMQGGKRIRPILTKAVLEMLHKEPADYKEFLCAMECIHTYSLVHDDLPAMDNDDYRRGNLTNHKVYGEGLAILAGDGLLTYAFQLMTSNTVASAQQKLDAIKCVATAAGPEGMVGGQAFDLLSEDKHIPLEELKVLHTGKTGALFNASVELGLILGSANKTTRTALMEYSNCLGLLFQITDDILDVTGTIEELGKTPGSDIRQHKSTYVSLLGLEQAKHQAYLVGSQAHDALNLVSYDTTILSALIDYLLERTN, encoded by the coding sequence ATGTTCAAAGATTATTTAGCATCTAGCAAACAAAATATTGAACAATGGTTAGGCGAAGTACTTAATAGCCCAAATCAAGAATTTGAACAACTTTATGAATCTATGAATTATAGTTTAATGCAAGGTGGCAAACGAATACGACCTATTTTAACTAAGGCTGTGTTGGAAATGCTTCATAAAGAGCCAGCTGATTATAAGGAATTTCTATGTGCTATGGAGTGTATCCATACGTATTCATTAGTTCATGATGATTTACCAGCTATGGATAATGATGATTATCGCAGAGGTAATTTGACCAATCACAAAGTATACGGTGAGGGACTTGCTATTTTAGCCGGTGATGGATTATTAACATATGCCTTTCAATTGATGACTTCAAATACAGTTGCTAGTGCACAGCAAAAACTAGATGCTATAAAATGTGTTGCTACTGCGGCTGGCCCTGAAGGTATGGTTGGGGGACAAGCCTTTGATTTGCTCAGCGAAGACAAACATATTCCTTTAGAAGAATTAAAGGTTTTACATACTGGTAAAACAGGTGCACTATTTAACGCTTCTGTAGAATTAGGTCTTATTCTTGGAAGTGCTAATAAGACTACGCGAACAGCCCTTATGGAATATTCTAATTGCCTGGGATTATTATTCCAAATTACTGATGATATTTTAGATGTAACCGGTACTATTGAAGAATTAGGAAAAACACCCGGTAGTGATATTCGCCAACATAAATCTACCTATGTATCTTTACTAGGTTTAGAGCAAGCAAAACATCAAGCCTACTTAGTAGGTAGCCAAGCTCATGATGCGTTAAACTTGGTTTCTTATGATACAACTATACTATCAGCATTAATTGATTATCTTTTAGAACGTACGAATTAA
- a CDS encoding divergent PAP2 family protein, translated as MIDILPQIAHNYIAQAAFWGWFTAQAIKFVWQLLRHGKFRPERLVGSGGFPSSHTSFVIATTTAIYLKNGVTDLFILSLVFSIVVMYDASGVRLEAGRQAQILNQIVDYFTKKNIPVVITRKEALKELLGHTPIEVFGGLILGILVAFIQFYCIYHGVI; from the coding sequence ATGATTGATATATTACCACAAATAGCACATAATTATATCGCACAAGCTGCATTTTGGGGCTGGTTTACGGCTCAAGCTATCAAATTTGTATGGCAACTCTTAAGACATGGTAAATTCCGACCAGAGCGCCTTGTTGGATCTGGTGGTTTTCCAAGTTCACATACATCATTTGTAATTGCTACAACAACAGCGATTTACCTTAAAAATGGTGTAACGGATCTATTTATATTATCCTTAGTATTTTCAATTGTTGTTATGTATGATGCGTCTGGTGTACGATTAGAGGCAGGACGACAAGCTCAAATACTTAATCAAATTGTAGATTATTTTACCAAAAAGAATATACCTGTTGTCATTACACGTAAAGAAGCATTAAAAGAGTTGTTGGGACATACACCTATCGAAGTATTTGGTGGTTTAATTCTCGGTATTCTTGTGGCCTTTATTCAGTTTTATTGTATTTATCATGGTGTAATATGA
- a CDS encoding TlyA family RNA methyltransferase, protein MSNKERLDILLVNRGLFESREKAKAAIMAGLIFMDTTRIDKAGTKIPVDANIIVKGNTLPYVSRGGLKLEKAIQTYPIDLHGTVMIDIGASTGGFTDCALQNGASKVFAIDVGYNQLAWKLRQDSRVINMEKQNIRTVTVEQIGELVDFISIDVAFISLDKVLPVATNLLKDTGSLVALIKPQFEAGKENVGKGGIVRDSEIHKEVLHRILHVAYDCGLYTHGLTFSPIKGMEGNIEFLGYFKKYEEGALTIDDTLIDTVVAEAHSL, encoded by the coding sequence ATGAGCAATAAAGAACGATTAGATATACTCCTCGTTAATCGAGGCCTTTTTGAAAGTAGAGAAAAAGCAAAAGCAGCTATTATGGCGGGCCTTATATTTATGGATACTACACGTATAGATAAAGCAGGCACCAAGATTCCTGTGGATGCCAATATTATTGTAAAAGGCAATACTTTACCTTATGTAAGTCGTGGAGGACTTAAATTAGAAAAGGCTATTCAAACTTACCCTATCGATTTACATGGGACTGTGATGATTGATATAGGAGCTAGTACAGGTGGTTTTACAGATTGCGCATTACAAAACGGTGCATCTAAGGTCTTTGCCATCGATGTAGGATATAATCAATTAGCTTGGAAATTACGCCAAGATTCACGTGTAATCAATATGGAAAAACAAAATATCCGTACAGTTACTGTTGAACAAATAGGTGAACTTGTTGATTTTATTTCTATTGATGTAGCATTTATTTCTTTAGACAAAGTTTTACCAGTAGCTACTAATTTATTAAAAGATACGGGCTCACTTGTGGCCTTAATAAAACCACAATTTGAGGCTGGTAAAGAAAATGTTGGTAAGGGCGGTATAGTGCGAGATAGTGAAATCCATAAAGAAGTTTTACATCGTATTCTACACGTTGCGTATGATTGTGGATTGTATACACATGGCTTAACTTTCTCACCAATTAAAGGTATGGAAGGTAATATAGAGTTTTTAGGTTATTTTAAAAAGTACGAAGAAGGGGCCTTAACCATTGATGATACTTTGATTGATACAGTGGTTGCAGAAGCCCATTCATTATAG
- a CDS encoding NAD(+)/NADH kinase, producing MRIGFFPNMGKSNIMAVLKMAAHICKDEGIEVFLPDDLESDAPARVLKIPETHILSRPEIFKQIDIAFSFGGDGTIIHLARQIYPYNVPVCGINLGELGFLNQIEIHQMQSHIKRIANGDYNIEKRGHLYAYIERHEGKEEELVPIINEIVITRAEPAKMARVNMSINNQHTQMYPSDGLIISSATGSTGYNLSAGGPIMKPDNRSIIVTPVAPHLIQGVSLVLEEHDTIQITMPEREPQLHICIDGTFDYTFTNKETLHISSNPVYCLFVRFKDQCFFGTLFKKLASRRDELL from the coding sequence ATGCGTATCGGATTCTTCCCCAATATGGGGAAAAGCAATATTATGGCAGTTCTAAAAATGGCTGCACATATTTGTAAAGATGAAGGTATCGAAGTATTTTTGCCAGATGATCTCGAATCAGATGCACCTGCACGAGTACTTAAGATTCCTGAAACTCATATTTTAAGTCGCCCAGAAATCTTCAAACAAATCGATATTGCCTTTAGTTTTGGTGGTGATGGTACCATCATCCATCTTGCAAGACAAATTTATCCATATAATGTACCTGTTTGTGGTATTAATCTTGGCGAACTAGGTTTTTTAAATCAAATTGAAATTCATCAAATGCAAAGTCATATTAAACGTATTGCTAATGGTGATTATAATATTGAAAAGCGTGGACATTTATATGCTTATATAGAACGTCATGAGGGTAAAGAGGAAGAACTAGTTCCTATTATTAACGAAATTGTTATCACTCGTGCTGAGCCTGCTAAAATGGCTCGAGTTAATATGTCCATAAATAATCAACACACGCAAATGTATCCATCGGATGGTTTAATTATTTCCTCTGCTACAGGTTCTACCGGCTATAATCTATCGGCTGGTGGTCCAATCATGAAACCAGATAATCGATCAATTATTGTCACCCCAGTAGCACCACATTTAATTCAAGGTGTAAGCCTTGTTTTAGAGGAACATGATACGATTCAAATTACAATGCCGGAAAGAGAACCACAATTACATATTTGTATTGATGGTACATTTGACTATACTTTTACAAATAAAGAAACCTTACATATAAGTTCTAACCCTGTATATTGTTTATTTGTACGATTCAAGGATCAATGTTTCTTTGGTACTCTATTTAAAAAGTTAGCATCTCGTCGAGATGAATTGTTATAA
- a CDS encoding tRNA (mnm(5)s(2)U34)-methyltransferase yields MININNAVQFQHLIWDRCMENAKVVVDATCGNGHDLLYLSKRAQKACHLYGIDIQMKAIKTSKELLQSNDIAPEVSLTFIHDSHDLAVAHQLKDEVIDLMIFNLGYLPGGDHQVVTKPHQTIDAINEGLQKLSKSGVITIVAYPGTTEGFEEMQSLKSYLTDLDQKIYNVCHWHPMNQIHNPPELFILQKR; encoded by the coding sequence GTGATTAACATTAACAATGCTGTTCAATTCCAACATTTAATCTGGGATCGATGCATGGAAAATGCCAAAGTGGTAGTAGATGCTACATGTGGTAATGGCCATGATCTTTTATACCTTTCTAAACGGGCACAAAAAGCATGCCATCTATATGGAATTGATATTCAAATGAAAGCTATTAAAACTAGCAAGGAGCTTTTACAATCAAATGATATTGCGCCAGAAGTAAGTTTAACGTTTATTCATGACTCTCATGATTTGGCGGTAGCTCATCAATTAAAAGATGAAGTTATTGATTTAATGATTTTTAACCTCGGATATTTACCTGGAGGAGATCACCAAGTTGTAACAAAACCGCACCAAACCATTGATGCCATAAATGAAGGTTTACAAAAACTTTCCAAGTCTGGAGTTATTACAATAGTTGCTTACCCTGGAACAACAGAGGGATTTGAAGAAATGCAGTCTCTTAAATCGTATTTAACAGATTTAGACCAGAAAATATATAATGTATGCCATTGGCATCCGATGAACCAAATACATAATCCACCTGAGTTATTTATATTGCAAAAACGATAA
- the argR gene encoding arginine repressor yields the protein MKRYRYNKIKEIVQSKAIETQEELAAALLEEGIEVTQATVSRDIKELMLIKIPTGDGHYRYALSPEENVVLSRSRINRLFQDSLIKVDHSLNQVVLHTIPGSAQSVAFSIDHAKWTEIIGTLAGDDTILLIAKSEAEVPAILAKIQDLMKD from the coding sequence ATGAAACGCTATCGCTATAACAAAATTAAAGAGATCGTGCAGTCCAAGGCGATTGAAACACAAGAGGAATTAGCTGCGGCTTTACTAGAAGAAGGTATTGAAGTTACACAAGCTACAGTTTCTCGTGATATTAAGGAATTAATGTTAATCAAAATTCCTACAGGCGATGGACATTATCGTTATGCATTATCTCCAGAGGAAAATGTAGTTTTATCTCGTAGCCGTATTAACCGACTATTCCAAGATTCTTTGATTAAGGTTGATCACAGTTTAAACCAAGTTGTATTACATACAATCCCTGGTTCTGCTCAATCTGTAGCATTTTCTATCGACCATGCAAAATGGACTGAAATTATTGGTACATTAGCAGGGGACGATACTATTTTGTTAATTGCAAAATCCGAAGCTGAAGTTCCAGCAATTTTAGCGAAAATTCAAGATTTAATGAAGGACTAA
- the recN gene encoding DNA repair protein RecN gives MLTQMSIRNFALIEQMNISFNDGITIFTGETGAGKSILMDAFSILLGERASSEFIRHGKDSFVIDGIFDIANHQSIQDLLESKNIMIEEGQLILSRSFNRNGKSSILANDQPIPLKALKEIGQYLADIHGQYSNQRLLDTDTHHEYLDTFNKEGKEAYKAYTDAYKIYKKAKQDVDHLQENMSERARELDMLRYQIDEIEDAGLSVGEDVTIAEELKRLDSFEHIDKVLGSCYDAFYNGRQPLLDMINSIKVEVNDLIKYDSELKEVSEMVDSAYFQLEEAAQSLDRYRDTISYDEERYKYCQDRDTTIYSLKKKYGETVEDILAYEEKAQSRLEELESLVFAQDELETRLEEAKRAAEEALTVLHEVRQKNAKEIATALHQELMDLGMPKGDIQFHIEEGTELSSLGAKSIEMLFSANKGEQLLPLHKVASGGELARIALAFKSVFRSDAFKTMVFDEIDVGISGDIALKVAEKILNLSRTNQVFCITHLPQTASIAKQHYHLSKIEEDDRTISTLVVLNEEERVTQIASMMSGKGMSATALAAAKELIDHFN, from the coding sequence ATGTTAACGCAAATGAGCATTCGCAACTTTGCGTTGATTGAGCAAATGAATATTTCATTTAATGATGGCATTACTATCTTTACCGGCGAAACTGGGGCAGGGAAATCCATTCTTATGGATGCCTTTAGTATCCTATTAGGAGAACGCGCAAGTAGCGAGTTTATTCGTCACGGTAAAGATAGTTTTGTTATTGATGGAATATTTGATATTGCTAATCACCAAAGTATTCAAGACCTATTAGAGTCTAAAAATATCATGATAGAAGAAGGCCAGTTAATTCTATCTAGATCTTTTAATCGTAATGGCAAATCTAGTATATTGGCTAATGATCAACCAATACCTTTAAAAGCTTTAAAGGAGATTGGTCAATACTTAGCAGATATTCACGGACAATATAGCAACCAACGTTTACTAGACACTGATACACATCATGAATATTTAGATACTTTTAATAAAGAAGGAAAAGAAGCCTATAAAGCTTATACTGATGCGTATAAAATTTATAAGAAAGCAAAACAAGATGTAGATCATTTACAAGAAAATATGTCTGAGCGAGCCCGGGAGCTTGATATGCTTAGATACCAAATCGACGAAATTGAAGATGCTGGTCTGAGTGTTGGTGAAGATGTAACTATTGCTGAAGAACTTAAGCGTCTAGACAGTTTTGAACATATCGATAAGGTATTAGGTTCTTGTTATGATGCTTTTTATAATGGACGTCAACCATTACTTGATATGATTAACTCGATTAAGGTAGAGGTTAATGATCTAATAAAATATGACAGTGAGTTAAAAGAAGTCTCAGAAATGGTGGACTCTGCTTATTTCCAACTAGAAGAAGCTGCACAGTCTTTAGATCGTTACAGGGATACTATCAGCTACGATGAAGAACGTTATAAGTATTGCCAAGACAGAGATACCACAATTTATAGCTTAAAGAAAAAATATGGTGAAACCGTAGAAGATATTCTAGCATACGAAGAAAAGGCGCAATCTCGTTTAGAAGAACTAGAAAGCCTTGTATTTGCTCAAGATGAATTAGAAACACGTCTTGAAGAAGCAAAAAGGGCAGCAGAAGAAGCGTTAACAGTTTTACACGAGGTACGTCAAAAAAATGCAAAAGAGATTGCTACGGCCTTACATCAAGAATTAATGGATCTAGGAATGCCCAAAGGGGATATTCAATTTCATATTGAAGAGGGAACTGAATTATCCTCATTAGGTGCAAAGTCTATTGAAATGTTATTCTCCGCAAATAAAGGGGAACAGTTATTACCTTTACATAAAGTAGCATCTGGCGGTGAGTTAGCTCGCATTGCATTAGCCTTTAAATCAGTATTCCGCAGTGACGCTTTTAAAACGATGGTATTTGATGAAATTGACGTTGGTATCAGCGGTGATATAGCACTTAAGGTGGCAGAAAAAATACTTAATTTATCTAGAACAAATCAAGTATTTTGTATTACCCATCTGCCTCAAACTGCAAGTATTGCGAAACAACACTATCATCTATCTAAAATCGAGGAAGATGATCGTACAATCTCTACATTAGTAGTCTTAAATGAGGAAGAACGAGTAACACAAATCGCGTCTATGATGTCTGGTAAGGGAATGTCTGCTACAGCACTTGCGGCGGCGAAAGAACTTATTGACCATTTTAATTGA
- the dapB gene encoding 4-hydroxy-tetrahydrodipicolinate reductase, translated as MIRVMVNGAGGKMGREVVKAVHNDPELTLVGGIDPTKAGEDVGSVAGIKQLGIKMNASIDEVLDTNKPDVIVDFTNPAVIYENAKKMLSAGIHVVIGTTGLTAEQRDELDTIGRSNQANCLVAPNFSLGAVMMMKVSAELAPYFPNVEIIELHHNHKYDAPSGTAILTAKLINDAKQAAKVTADEDLTRESLPGARGAKVDDVTIHSVRLPGYVAHQEVLFGGYNETLTIRHDSLSRLSFMPGVVLACKKISSKTGLTYGLEHYL; from the coding sequence ATGATTCGAGTAATGGTAAATGGCGCTGGCGGCAAAATGGGTCGTGAAGTAGTTAAAGCAGTACATAATGATCCTGAATTAACATTAGTTGGTGGTATTGATCCAACTAAGGCAGGGGAAGATGTAGGCTCTGTAGCAGGAATCAAACAATTAGGTATCAAGATGAATGCCTCCATCGATGAGGTGTTAGATACAAATAAACCTGATGTTATTGTAGATTTTACTAATCCTGCTGTTATTTATGAAAACGCGAAAAAAATGTTATCTGCTGGGATCCATGTTGTCATCGGTACTACAGGATTGACCGCAGAACAACGCGATGAACTTGATACAATAGGTCGTTCCAATCAAGCAAATTGTTTAGTGGCGCCAAACTTTTCTCTTGGGGCGGTAATGATGATGAAAGTGTCTGCAGAGCTCGCTCCATATTTCCCTAATGTAGAAATTATAGAATTACATCATAATCACAAATACGATGCGCCTTCTGGCACAGCTATTTTAACAGCTAAATTGATTAACGATGCTAAACAAGCTGCTAAGGTAACTGCTGATGAGGATTTGACTCGTGAAAGCTTACCAGGTGCTCGTGGTGCTAAGGTTGACGATGTAACAATTCATAGTGTACGCCTTCCAGGTTATGTGGCTCATCAAGAAGTATTATTTGGTGGTTATAATGAAACATTAACCATACGTCATGATAGCTTAAGCCGTTTATCTTTTATGCCAGGCGTAGTATTAGCATGTAAAAAAATTAGTTCTAAAACTGGCTTAACATACGGTTTAGAACATTATTTATAA
- a CDS encoding aspartate-semialdehyde dehydrogenase, with protein MKKPNVAILGATGAVGAEFITLIEERNFPYENLKLLASARSAGTELTVNGKTYIVEEAKPESFDNIDIALFAGGSISKTLAPEAAKRGAIVIDNSSAFRMDPEVPLVVPEVNPEDILKHKGIIANPNCSTIIMSLGLKPLHDISPIRRVIVSTYQAVSGAGKEGIEELENQVKQYTAGEEMTANLLPTGSAPKHYPVAFNLLPQIDVFLENDYTKEEMKMVYETQKILHDETIQVVPTTVRVPVYRSHSESVLVETAEPVSVEAFKAACEKFPGLQVKDNPAEQIYPMPLYTSNQNDCEIGRIRKDLYNDNGMNFWIVGDQIRKGAALNALQIAEYLVEKQAF; from the coding sequence ATGAAAAAACCTAATGTTGCTATTCTAGGTGCTACTGGTGCAGTAGGTGCTGAATTTATTACACTTATTGAAGAACGTAACTTTCCTTATGAAAACTTAAAACTATTAGCTTCCGCTCGTTCTGCAGGTACAGAACTTACTGTGAATGGTAAAACATATATTGTAGAAGAAGCAAAACCTGAATCTTTTGATAATATTGATATTGCATTATTTGCAGGTGGCTCTATATCTAAAACATTAGCGCCTGAAGCCGCTAAACGCGGTGCTATTGTAATCGATAACTCTAGTGCATTCCGTATGGATCCTGAAGTTCCGCTCGTAGTACCAGAAGTTAACCCAGAAGATATTTTGAAACATAAAGGTATCATCGCAAATCCTAATTGCTCTACAATCATTATGAGCTTAGGTTTAAAACCGCTTCATGATATTTCTCCTATTAGACGTGTAATTGTAAGCACATACCAAGCTGTATCTGGGGCAGGTAAAGAAGGTATTGAAGAACTTGAAAATCAAGTAAAACAATATACTGCAGGCGAAGAAATGACAGCAAATCTGTTGCCAACTGGCTCTGCTCCTAAACACTATCCTGTAGCATTCAACTTATTGCCACAAATTGATGTGTTCTTAGAAAATGATTATACTAAAGAAGAAATGAAGATGGTTTACGAAACGCAAAAAATTCTTCATGACGAAACTATTCAAGTAGTTCCAACTACAGTTCGTGTTCCTGTATATCGCTCTCATTCTGAATCTGTCTTGGTAGAAACAGCAGAACCTGTATCTGTAGAGGCTTTCAAGGCGGCATGTGAAAAATTCCCTGGTTTACAAGTTAAAGATAATCCTGCTGAACAAATTTACCCTATGCCATTGTATACATCTAATCAAAACGACTGTGAAATAGGTCGTATTCGTAAAGACTTATACAATGACAACGGTATGAACTTCTGGATTGTAGGGGACCAAATTCGTAAAGGTGCAGCTCTTAATGCGTTGCAAATTGCTGAGTACTTGGTGGAAAAACAAGCATTTTAA